The region ACGCCCAATTTCTTGACATTCAGCGATGCGCGCACCTGGGCGTCAGCTTGCATCGTATCGCAAATCTGATAACCTTGGCCGCGAGCTAATGAATCTGCGCCGCTGAGGGGATATTGCAAAGCGCGGGCAGTGGATGCGCCAAGCGCCCGCGCTAATTCCTTCTCTTGACTCCTCGGGGCGCGCCCAACCCTAAACCAATCTCTTATCGCCATTAAGTCCTCCTGCCAATCAAAATGATTATTCGATTAGCAAGGCGACATGGAGATGTTTTGTCAACCGGTTATCGGTTTAGAGCCTTTTCTTCCTTCATTTTTATGCTGCGTCGAATATTATTCTTTGCGCGGTGTCCACCCCTCATTCCTTCATCGTAATGAAAGAAAGTGATACAAAACATGATAATGTTGGCTAGTAATTAAATGAATTAGAAATCAGTGCTGACTAAAATTCCATTAACTGCATAACTTTCTACTCATCAATACCCTGTTTTGGGTATCCTGAAGGTGCTGGGGCGTTATAATTTTTAGAGATCATAATCGTAGAAATCGGTCTGCGATTTAGCCCATAAGAAATTTAAACCAAGGCCGGTTGTTGCCTAATCGGCAGGAAAGGAACGCATTAATGTATCAAGAAGCTATTCGAATTGGAACACTTGCCACTGGGAAGAATAATTGGACAGGTGATTACCTGCGCCAAATCCTTCCTTATGGCTTCGAATCATTTAGTATTACCTTCTGGCAGACTCTCGGGGGAACCGACCTCAAGTGTCTTTCCGATGAGATTAAAGATGTTATCACAGACAAAGGCGCTGTTGTCAGCAGCTTAGGCGTATTTGGCAATCCGTTAATGGATGATGCTATGGCCGAAGAAACTCGCGAAAGCTGGCGACAGGCGATTGATAACGCGCATTTATTTGGCTGCGATATCGTAGCCGGTTTTGCAGGACGAATCGAGGACAAACCCATTGATGAATCGATGCCTCGCTTCGCGGAAGTCTTTGGACCACTAGCAAAGCGAGCCGCCGATAAAGGCGTTCGCATCGCTTTTGAGAACTGCGATATGGGCGGCACTTGGAAAACCGGCAGTTGGAATATCGCTCATAACCCGACTGCTTGGGAAATGATGTTCAACGCAATTCCTTCAGAGAATGTCGGACTCGAATGGGAGCCTTGCCACCAGATGGTCAGCCTTATCGAGCCTATTCCTCAGCTTTCTAAATGGGTGAAGAAGGTCTTTCACGTTCATGGCAAGGACGCAACGATTATGTGGCCAGTTATGCGTGAGTTCGGCGTCGATGGGCCGAGACAGTTCGCATATCACCGTACCCCTGGGTTTGGAGACAGCAACTGGACCGATATTATTTCAATTCTACGCCAAGGCGGATTCAACGGCAGCATTGATATCGAAGGCTGGCACGATCCCGTTTATAAAGGTGAATTAGAGATGATGGGTCAGGTTGCAGGTTTGAACTACCTAAAACGCTGCCGAGGCGGCGCTTTCGTCCCAGACCCACAATTTGAAGCGAATAAATAGTAGAAGGACGTTATTCCGAGCTTGTCGAGGGATATCCCCCTCCCTTTAGAGGGAGTTGGAAATCCGGAAGACCCTTCGACTTCGCTCAGGGTGACGTAAATAAAATTAATAACCTAACTTGAGAGGAAATAACGATGGCTAATGTTAAGAACATGAAGATGAACCCGCCTACTAATCGTCTGCGTGGGACGCTGCCGAAGGTTGGCATTCGCCCGACTATCGACGGTCGCTTTGGCGGAACCCGCGAGCTGATGGAAGGTCAAACGATGGGAATGGCTATTTCAGTAGCCAAGCTCATCACTGAAAACTTGCGCCATGCCAATGGCTTACCGGTCGAGTGCGTTATCGCTGACCGCTGCATCGATGGCTTGATGGAATCCGCCAACTGTGCGGATAAATTCACCAAGGAAGGCGTTGGCTGCTCAATCACCGTTACCCCATGCTGGTGCTATGGGTCGGAAACCATGGATATGGACCCGCTCATCCCCAAAGCTATCTGGGGCTTCAACGGCACAGAACGACCCGGCGCGGTCTATCTGGCGGCCACACTTGCGGGACATAACCAAAAAGGTCTGCCTGCATTCGGTATCTATGGTCGCCACGTGCAAGATTCCACTGATAGCACCATTCCTGATGACGTAGCGGCAAAGATTTTACAGTTTGCCAAAGCTGCTAACGCAGTAGCGTCTATGAAGGGTAAAACCTACTTGGCAATCGGCAACGTATCGATGGGTATCGCCGGTTCTATCGTCGACCAGAGCTTCCTACAGCACTTTCTTGGTCTAAAGACCATGACCATCGATATGGTCGAGCTTGTCCGCCGATGTGACACCGGCATTTTCGATAACGAAGAGTTCGAACGAGCGCTTGCATGGACCCGCGAGAACTGCAAAGAGGGCAAGGACACAAATCCACCCGAGCGACAGCATACTCGCACAGAGTTAGATGAAGACTGGAATAAGTCAGTCAAGATGGCATTGATGACTCGGGATATGATGGTCGGCAACCCGAAGCTAGCTGAGATCGGTTTTCCGGAAGAGGCAGAAGGGCATAACGCCATTGCCGCCGGTTTCCAGGGTCAGCGCCAATGGACGGATCATTTCCCGAACGGCGACTTCCTCGAAGCCATTCTCACTTCGTCATTCGACTGGGACGGCATTCGACAGTCCTACATCATGGCAACTGAGAACGACAGCCTCAACGCAATCGCGATGCTGTTCGGCCACCTGTTGACCAACACCGCTCAACTCTTCGCCGACGTTCGAACCTTCTGGAGTCCGGAAGCTGTCAAACGCGTCACCGGTTACACCTTAAGCGGCACAGCTAAGGATGGAATTATCCACCTGATCAACTCAGGCCCCGCAGCGCTTGACTGGACTGGCGAGCAAACTAAAGACGGCAATCCGACACTTAAGCCGTTCTGGGAGATCACACCCGAAGAAGCTGGCAAATGCCTCGATGCTACTCAATGGCATCCTGGCTGCCGAGACTCATTCAGAGGCGGCGGCTGGTCAACTGACTTCACCACCAAGGGT is a window of bacterium DNA encoding:
- a CDS encoding sugar phosphate isomerase/epimerase, which gives rise to MYQEAIRIGTLATGKNNWTGDYLRQILPYGFESFSITFWQTLGGTDLKCLSDEIKDVITDKGAVVSSLGVFGNPLMDDAMAEETRESWRQAIDNAHLFGCDIVAGFAGRIEDKPIDESMPRFAEVFGPLAKRAADKGVRIAFENCDMGGTWKTGSWNIAHNPTAWEMMFNAIPSENVGLEWEPCHQMVSLIEPIPQLSKWVKKVFHVHGKDATIMWPVMREFGVDGPRQFAYHRTPGFGDSNWTDIISILRQGGFNGSIDIEGWHDPVYKGELEMMGQVAGLNYLKRCRGGAFVPDPQFEANK
- a CDS encoding L-fucose isomerase, which translates into the protein MANVKNMKMNPPTNRLRGTLPKVGIRPTIDGRFGGTRELMEGQTMGMAISVAKLITENLRHANGLPVECVIADRCIDGLMESANCADKFTKEGVGCSITVTPCWCYGSETMDMDPLIPKAIWGFNGTERPGAVYLAATLAGHNQKGLPAFGIYGRHVQDSTDSTIPDDVAAKILQFAKAANAVASMKGKTYLAIGNVSMGIAGSIVDQSFLQHFLGLKTMTIDMVELVRRCDTGIFDNEEFERALAWTRENCKEGKDTNPPERQHTRTELDEDWNKSVKMALMTRDMMVGNPKLAEIGFPEEAEGHNAIAAGFQGQRQWTDHFPNGDFLEAILTSSFDWDGIRQSYIMATENDSLNAIAMLFGHLLTNTAQLFADVRTFWSPEAVKRVTGYTLSGTAKDGIIHLINSGPAALDWTGEQTKDGNPTLKPFWEITPEEAGKCLDATQWHPGCRDSFRGGGWSTDFTTKGGMPMTMSRVNMVEGLGPVLQIAEGWSVELPDNVHKTLDERTDQTWPTTWFVPRLDGSGPFRDVYSVMYNWGANHGAAAPGHVGSELITLASMLRIPVDMHNVHEEQIFRPNAWSRFGANDPQGADYRACACYGPLYK